From one Alicyclobacillus acidocaldarius subsp. acidocaldarius Tc-4-1 genomic stretch:
- the amaP gene encoding alkaline shock response membrane anchor protein AmaP, which translates to MKVNWFDRLLLFILSVVALILGVAVVLIGAAVPIGWAQMELTRQPYNTVTMVVGGVTALIAIRFLFFRRRRRDPKLDSVMVSGDHGPIRIAYDTIVQLANRRGSQLRGMASFETVVRQGQGGLILTLRMRVLPDIDIAALAKEAQNAVKSYLEETTHVPVERVLVQVTELGDSNRAMRVWSGTGA; encoded by the coding sequence ATGAAGGTGAACTGGTTTGACCGCTTGCTTTTGTTCATCCTATCCGTCGTGGCCTTGATTCTTGGCGTCGCCGTGGTGCTCATCGGCGCGGCCGTCCCCATTGGCTGGGCTCAAATGGAGCTTACTCGACAGCCGTACAACACCGTGACGATGGTCGTGGGCGGCGTGACCGCCCTCATCGCCATCCGGTTCCTGTTCTTCCGGCGGCGGCGGCGGGATCCGAAACTGGACTCTGTGATGGTTTCGGGCGATCACGGCCCCATCCGCATTGCCTATGACACCATCGTGCAGTTGGCCAACCGGCGCGGATCGCAACTCAGAGGCATGGCTTCTTTCGAGACGGTCGTGCGCCAGGGCCAGGGAGGACTGATTCTGACGCTGCGCATGCGCGTGTTGCCCGACATCGACATCGCCGCGCTCGCCAAGGAAGCGCAGAACGCAGTCAAGTCGTACCTGGAAGAGACGACGCACGTCCCTGTCGAGCGCGTCCTCGTCCAGGTCACAGAACTCGGCGACAGCAATCGAGCCATGCGCGTTTGGAGTGGTACCGGTGCGTGA
- a CDS encoding DUF2273 domain-containing protein encodes MRETLRGAWEWFVNLPHRYHGLILGVAVWVVWMIVGFWRMVLLAVLAALFYWFGRLWEQEGTIAGIAERLLAQLASRRRPRDGM; translated from the coding sequence GTGCGTGAGACCCTGCGAGGCGCTTGGGAATGGTTCGTGAACCTGCCACATCGCTATCATGGCCTCATATTGGGCGTCGCCGTGTGGGTGGTCTGGATGATTGTCGGATTCTGGCGGATGGTGTTGCTCGCCGTGTTGGCAGCCCTGTTCTATTGGTTCGGGCGCCTTTGGGAGCAAGAAGGCACCATCGCCGGGATTGCGGAGCGGCTGCTGGCTCAATTGGCCAGTCGCAGGCGCCCTCGCGACGGCATGTGA
- a CDS encoding Asp23/Gls24 family envelope stress response protein, which translates to MPKTVETSLGKVQIAEEVVAKIAGMAALECPGLAGMAPRRQVMDRLNEVLRRENLERGVDVQIGPNGDDVKVGLYIIVQYGVNIYDTAVNVQERVADALNRYIGMDNTQIHVYVQGVDFGDANR; encoded by the coding sequence ATGCCGAAGACGGTGGAGACCAGCCTGGGTAAGGTGCAGATCGCGGAAGAAGTCGTCGCCAAGATCGCCGGCATGGCCGCGCTGGAGTGCCCCGGGTTGGCCGGCATGGCCCCGCGCCGCCAGGTGATGGATCGGCTGAACGAGGTGCTGAGGCGCGAGAATCTGGAGCGCGGTGTCGATGTCCAAATTGGTCCGAATGGCGATGACGTCAAGGTTGGTCTGTACATCATCGTGCAGTACGGCGTAAATATCTATGATACTGCGGTGAACGTGCAGGAGCGAGTGGCGGACGCGCTCAATCGGTACATTGGCATGGACAACACGCAGATCCATGTATACGTTCAAGGCGTCGACTTCGGCGATGCCAACCGTTGA
- a CDS encoding Lrp/AsnC family transcriptional regulator: MNDALRLKICDLLHENAKLSPETIARMLGETPDVIENTIRELEQEKVILRYSAVVNWDKLPVNQVTAVIDVKVLPQREVGFDAIARKIYRFDEVKSVSLMSGGYDLQVTVVGRDLREVSRFVSEKLATLENVTSTATHFLLKTYKSDGVIYDDTDGERRLMITP; the protein is encoded by the coding sequence ATGAACGACGCGCTGCGCTTGAAGATTTGCGATCTCCTTCACGAAAACGCGAAACTCAGCCCTGAAACCATCGCGCGCATGCTCGGCGAGACGCCGGACGTGATCGAAAACACCATCCGAGAGTTGGAGCAGGAAAAGGTCATCCTGCGCTACTCGGCTGTCGTCAACTGGGATAAGCTCCCTGTCAACCAGGTGACGGCCGTGATCGACGTCAAGGTGCTCCCGCAGCGGGAGGTCGGCTTTGACGCCATCGCGCGCAAGATCTACCGGTTCGACGAGGTGAAATCCGTCTCCCTCATGTCAGGGGGTTACGACCTTCAGGTGACGGTCGTCGGGAGAGACCTCCGGGAGGTGTCCCGGTTCGTTTCCGAGAAACTGGCGACGCTCGAAAACGTGACGTCCACAGCGACGCACTTTCTGCTCAAGACGTATAAATCGGATGGCGTCATCTACGACGATACAGATGGAGAAAGGCGACTGATGATCACGCCATGA
- a CDS encoding aminotransferase class I/II-fold pyridoxal phosphate-dependent enzyme, producing the protein MNTLYDRLSPVVRNLPPSGIRRFFDLASQMQDVISLGVGEPDFVTPWHVREACMYSLEQGYTTYTPNRGLPELCVEIAKYLTKFGLTYDPSHEILVTVGGSEAIDLALRALVCPGDEVLIPVPTYVSYKPCALLAGADVVELPTYAEHGFRLTADALERAITPRSKVLVLCFPNNPTGAVMDKEDLQAIADVVLRHDLFVVSDEIYAELTYGSQHVSIAAIPGMRERTVVVSGMSKAYAMTGWRIGYAAGPEPIISAMLKIHQYTIMCAPHMAQRAALEALRNGDDERDRMVESYDRRRKLIVAGLNEIGLPCHEPRGAFYAFPDIRPTGLSSEQFAERLLLEQGVAVVPGNVFGDPGEGFVRCSYATSVELIEEALRRMRAFVQNLAYHPVR; encoded by the coding sequence ATGAACACGCTGTATGACCGTTTGTCGCCCGTCGTTCGCAACCTCCCCCCGTCCGGCATCCGCCGCTTCTTCGATCTCGCCAGCCAGATGCAGGACGTCATTTCGCTCGGCGTCGGCGAGCCCGATTTTGTGACGCCTTGGCACGTCCGCGAGGCGTGCATGTATTCGCTGGAACAGGGTTACACCACGTACACCCCCAACAGGGGGCTCCCTGAACTGTGCGTGGAGATTGCGAAATACCTCACCAAGTTTGGCCTGACGTACGATCCGTCTCACGAAATTCTCGTCACCGTTGGGGGCAGCGAGGCCATTGATCTCGCGCTTCGCGCGCTGGTGTGTCCGGGCGACGAAGTCCTCATCCCCGTGCCAACGTATGTGAGCTACAAGCCGTGCGCGCTGCTCGCGGGCGCGGATGTGGTGGAACTGCCCACCTACGCGGAGCACGGATTTCGCCTCACCGCGGACGCGTTGGAACGAGCCATCACCCCGCGCAGCAAGGTGCTCGTCCTGTGCTTCCCGAACAATCCGACCGGCGCCGTGATGGACAAGGAGGACCTCCAGGCCATCGCGGACGTGGTCCTGCGCCACGACCTGTTTGTGGTGTCCGACGAGATCTACGCGGAGCTAACGTATGGCAGCCAGCACGTGAGCATCGCCGCCATCCCCGGGATGCGCGAGCGGACCGTGGTGGTGAGCGGCATGTCCAAGGCGTACGCCATGACGGGCTGGCGCATCGGCTACGCGGCCGGACCAGAGCCCATCATCTCGGCCATGCTCAAGATTCACCAGTACACCATCATGTGCGCGCCCCACATGGCGCAGCGGGCCGCGCTCGAGGCGCTGCGAAACGGAGACGACGAGCGGGATCGCATGGTGGAGAGCTATGACAGGCGGAGAAAACTCATTGTGGCGGGTCTGAACGAGATTGGGCTTCCGTGCCACGAGCCGCGCGGCGCGTTCTACGCGTTCCCCGACATCCGCCCCACCGGGCTCAGCTCGGAGCAGTTTGCTGAGCGCCTGCTTCTGGAGCAGGGCGTGGCCGTGGTCCCCGGGAATGTCTTTGGCGATCCCGGCGAGGGGTTTGTCCGCTGTTCCTACGCCACCTCCGTGGAGCTGATTGAAGAGGCGCTCCGGCGAATGCGCGCGTTTGTGCAAAACCTCGCGTATCACCCGGTGCGGTAG
- a CDS encoding MFS transporter gives MTRQESPYRWVVFFTALAAYYLIVSQRTAPGLVTNQWMNQFHISAGALGLLDSMQFLAYAILQVPVGILADRFGPNRFLIFGALTNAFGTLLTGVATHAWVLLVARFLVGVGDATIFVNLVAVINEWFRAQEFVALLGVIGVAAGFGSLTATVPYALLIRAWGWRSLFVGVSLVLFGLCAALYEVLVRRPRRMFAGEIQRAGEPVRPASVGEAIRQTFTSRQAYALAMCHFGLVGTYVGFMGSWGVAYFMQVFHMARSAASAMIMVGLVGAMVGGPLTSWLASRFGQVKRLYALVHAVTFLSWLAWFAMGMRPWFALVPVLLALIGFGNGGSSLTFAIVRQTFPVERVGVVSGFANMGGFVSAVLLPSLFGAALDQFPGDRALGFHVGLLIPVLFTAIGVTGALLARDVKRPAAVTVQETV, from the coding sequence TTGACCCGTCAGGAAAGCCCATATAGATGGGTGGTGTTCTTCACCGCGCTCGCGGCGTATTACCTCATCGTTAGCCAGCGCACGGCCCCGGGACTGGTGACCAACCAGTGGATGAACCAGTTTCACATTTCGGCGGGCGCGCTTGGCCTGCTGGACAGCATGCAATTTCTGGCGTACGCCATCCTCCAGGTGCCAGTCGGCATCTTGGCGGATCGGTTTGGGCCGAATCGCTTTTTGATCTTCGGGGCCCTGACAAACGCCTTCGGCACGCTGCTCACGGGCGTCGCCACGCACGCCTGGGTGCTCTTGGTGGCCCGCTTCCTTGTGGGTGTGGGAGATGCCACCATCTTCGTCAACCTGGTCGCCGTCATCAACGAGTGGTTCCGAGCCCAAGAGTTCGTCGCGCTGCTCGGTGTCATCGGCGTCGCGGCTGGCTTCGGTTCTTTGACCGCGACCGTGCCGTACGCGCTCTTGATCCGCGCGTGGGGGTGGCGCAGCCTGTTTGTGGGCGTGAGCTTGGTTCTCTTTGGGCTCTGTGCGGCGCTGTATGAGGTCCTCGTGCGGCGGCCGAGGCGGATGTTTGCCGGGGAGATTCAGCGGGCGGGCGAGCCGGTGCGGCCCGCGAGCGTCGGTGAGGCCATCCGACAAACCTTCACTTCGCGGCAGGCCTACGCGCTCGCCATGTGTCACTTTGGCCTCGTCGGCACGTACGTGGGCTTCATGGGATCGTGGGGCGTGGCCTACTTCATGCAGGTGTTTCACATGGCGAGATCGGCGGCGAGCGCCATGATCATGGTGGGGCTTGTGGGCGCCATGGTCGGTGGGCCGCTCACCAGTTGGCTCGCCAGCCGATTTGGCCAGGTGAAGCGGCTCTACGCGCTCGTGCACGCCGTCACGTTCCTGAGCTGGCTCGCGTGGTTTGCCATGGGCATGCGCCCATGGTTTGCCCTTGTGCCCGTCCTGCTCGCCCTGATTGGCTTTGGCAACGGCGGCAGTTCGCTGACGTTCGCCATCGTCCGGCAGACGTTTCCCGTCGAGCGCGTCGGCGTGGTATCCGGCTTTGCCAACATGGGCGGGTTTGTGAGCGCCGTGCTCCTGCCCTCACTGTTCGGCGCGGCCCTCGACCAGTTTCCGGGCGATCGCGCCCTCGGGTTTCACGTGGGCCTGCTCATCCCTGTGCTGTTCACGGCCATCGGCGTGACCGGAGCCCTCCTGGCGCGTGACGTGAAGCGCCCCGCGGCGGTGACGGTGCAGGAGACGGTGTGA
- a CDS encoding NAD(P)-dependent alcohol dehydrogenase translates to MKAQARGVLSKESPFHAIEIERRELQPDDVLIEIHYCGICHSDIHSARGEWGEVRYPFVPGHEITGVVSRVGSRVTKFKPGDRVGVGCMVDSCGECENCKRGDEQYCVKGNIQTYGSVDRYGQYTMGGYSTHIVVKEDFVLRIPDALPLDKAAPLLCAGITTYSPLRHWQAGPGKEVAVVGLGGLGHMAVKLAKAMGAEVTVLSQSLRKKEDGLRLGAKAYYATSDPETFRQLAGRFDLIINTVSAKIPITAYLGLLKTDGALVNVGAPPEPLEVNAFALITQRRTFAGSCIGGIRETQEMLDFCAERGVTPEIEIISADEIDAAWERVLKSDVRYRFVIDISTMRK, encoded by the coding sequence GTGAAGGCACAGGCTCGCGGTGTGTTGAGCAAGGAAAGCCCATTTCACGCCATCGAGATTGAGCGTCGCGAACTTCAGCCCGACGACGTGCTGATTGAAATTCACTACTGCGGCATTTGCCACTCGGACATTCACTCGGCCCGCGGTGAGTGGGGCGAGGTGCGCTATCCATTCGTCCCCGGACACGAGATCACCGGCGTCGTGTCGCGAGTCGGCAGCCGCGTGACCAAGTTCAAGCCGGGCGATCGCGTCGGCGTCGGCTGCATGGTCGACTCGTGCGGTGAATGCGAGAACTGCAAGCGCGGCGACGAGCAGTACTGCGTGAAAGGCAACATCCAGACGTACGGCAGCGTCGACCGCTACGGGCAGTACACCATGGGCGGGTACTCCACGCACATCGTCGTGAAGGAGGACTTCGTCCTTCGTATCCCGGACGCACTCCCTCTCGACAAGGCCGCTCCGCTTTTGTGCGCGGGCATCACGACGTACTCGCCGCTGCGCCACTGGCAGGCGGGGCCCGGCAAAGAAGTCGCCGTCGTCGGCCTCGGTGGGCTGGGGCACATGGCCGTGAAGCTCGCGAAGGCCATGGGAGCCGAAGTCACGGTACTGTCCCAGTCGCTGCGCAAGAAGGAAGATGGGCTGCGCCTCGGGGCGAAGGCGTACTACGCGACGAGCGATCCCGAGACGTTCCGCCAACTCGCCGGCCGGTTTGATCTCATCATCAACACGGTCTCGGCGAAGATCCCCATCACGGCGTATCTGGGCCTTCTGAAGACAGACGGTGCGCTGGTCAATGTCGGTGCGCCGCCGGAGCCGCTGGAGGTGAACGCGTTTGCGCTTATCACGCAGCGCCGGACGTTTGCGGGCTCCTGCATCGGCGGCATCCGCGAGACGCAGGAGATGCTCGACTTCTGCGCGGAACGCGGGGTGACGCCCGAAATTGAAATCATCTCGGCCGACGAGATCGACGCGGCCTGGGAGCGCGTGCTGAAATCGGACGTACGGTATCGATTCGTGATCGATATCAGCACGATGCGCAAGTGA
- a CDS encoding TetR/AcrR family transcriptional regulator: MDRRVVKSRQAIRDAFVALMKEKDFDHITVQDITDRANVSRKTFYLHFLDKYDLLDRVIEDAIREMDEFGQCVCDLDWVPATEQCFQYLADRYDFFGTMLTQAGAPYFRRRYVESCMTSFREEIRKVVGRHPLPEEDAILQFVVHAYVGTVEWWLQQGMPYSPKVMADRVGRMLEAVYAQLPSLRQPVHAGENSPTSLAQLEAGA; the protein is encoded by the coding sequence ATGGACCGCCGTGTGGTGAAATCGCGCCAGGCCATTCGCGATGCGTTCGTGGCGCTCATGAAGGAGAAGGATTTCGATCACATCACGGTTCAGGACATCACCGACCGCGCCAATGTGAGCCGAAAAACCTTCTATCTGCATTTTCTCGATAAATACGACCTGTTGGATCGCGTCATCGAAGACGCCATCCGCGAGATGGACGAGTTTGGCCAATGCGTGTGCGATCTCGACTGGGTTCCCGCCACTGAGCAGTGCTTTCAGTACCTAGCGGATCGGTACGACTTCTTTGGCACCATGCTCACGCAGGCTGGCGCTCCGTACTTTCGCCGGCGATATGTGGAATCCTGTATGACCTCATTCCGAGAGGAGATTCGCAAAGTCGTAGGGCGCCATCCCCTGCCCGAAGAGGATGCCATCCTTCAGTTCGTGGTGCACGCCTACGTGGGAACGGTGGAGTGGTGGTTGCAGCAGGGGATGCCCTACTCGCCCAAGGTGATGGCGGATCGGGTGGGGCGCATGCTCGAAGCGGTTTACGCACAGCTGCCGTCGCTGAGGCAACCCGTGCACGCGGGCGAGAACTCGCCCACCTCGCTCGCCCAGCTCGAGGCCGGCGCGTGA
- a CDS encoding aspartate aminotransferase family protein, with amino-acid sequence MPMAVDKGLVGAGASAWLEKDRRYVWHGMVTHEAARHPMAVVGGEGAYVLDAEGRRYLDAMSGLWCVNLGYSRKELAEAAYRQMTEMPYYPLTHTHMPAIELAERLSTWLGAEYRIFFSNSGSEANEVAFKIARQYHAQRGEPHRWKVVSRYRAYHGNTMGALAASGQFDRKFRYEPLAPGFVHVPPPDCYRCPFGKEPSTCAMECAQYVDDVMRWEVDETVAAVIAEPVITGGGVLVPPDGYLPKLREICDRHGALLIVDEVICGFGRTGAPFGHQRYDVRPDIVTMAKGITSGYLPLAATAVRAELFEEAFARDEAYTHLRHVNTFGGHPASCAVGLATLDIMERENMVDRARILGDLLAAELKRLQGLPHVGDIRTFGLLAGVELVEDAATRAPLAPELVGRVVAACRQRGVIVGKNGDTTPGGNNVVTLCPPFVVSEAEVQRIVDVLGEAILALS; translated from the coding sequence ATGCCCATGGCGGTCGACAAGGGGTTGGTTGGCGCGGGTGCGTCGGCATGGCTTGAGAAGGACAGGCGGTACGTGTGGCACGGAATGGTGACGCACGAGGCGGCGAGGCATCCGATGGCGGTGGTGGGCGGCGAGGGCGCGTACGTTCTCGACGCCGAGGGGCGCCGCTACCTGGACGCGATGTCGGGGCTATGGTGTGTCAATCTGGGCTATTCGCGAAAAGAACTCGCAGAAGCGGCCTACCGTCAGATGACGGAGATGCCGTATTATCCGCTGACCCACACGCACATGCCCGCCATCGAGTTGGCGGAGCGGCTTTCCACGTGGCTTGGGGCCGAGTACCGCATCTTCTTCTCCAACAGCGGCTCCGAGGCGAACGAGGTGGCTTTCAAAATTGCGCGGCAGTACCATGCCCAACGAGGCGAGCCTCATCGATGGAAGGTGGTCTCCCGGTACCGCGCGTACCACGGGAACACGATGGGGGCACTCGCCGCGTCGGGGCAGTTTGACCGCAAGTTTCGCTACGAGCCACTCGCGCCTGGCTTCGTCCACGTTCCGCCGCCGGATTGCTACCGCTGCCCGTTTGGGAAGGAGCCGTCGACGTGTGCGATGGAGTGCGCGCAATACGTGGACGACGTGATGCGTTGGGAAGTGGACGAGACGGTCGCGGCCGTGATCGCCGAGCCCGTCATCACGGGCGGCGGTGTCCTGGTTCCGCCCGACGGGTACTTGCCCAAACTGCGCGAGATCTGCGATCGGCACGGCGCGCTGCTCATCGTGGACGAGGTGATCTGCGGCTTTGGGCGGACGGGCGCGCCGTTTGGGCATCAGCGCTATGACGTGCGCCCCGACATCGTCACCATGGCCAAGGGGATCACGAGCGGTTATCTCCCGCTCGCGGCGACGGCGGTTCGGGCGGAATTATTCGAGGAGGCGTTCGCGAGGGACGAGGCGTACACGCATCTTCGCCACGTGAACACCTTTGGCGGCCATCCGGCCTCCTGTGCGGTGGGCCTCGCGACGCTCGATATCATGGAGCGAGAGAATATGGTCGATCGCGCTCGAATCCTCGGGGATCTGCTCGCGGCGGAACTGAAACGCCTGCAGGGCCTGCCCCACGTGGGCGACATCCGAACGTTTGGCCTGTTGGCGGGGGTGGAGTTGGTGGAAGATGCCGCGACGCGTGCGCCGCTTGCGCCAGAACTCGTCGGGCGCGTGGTCGCGGCCTGTCGGCAGCGCGGCGTGATCGTCGGGAAAAACGGAGACACCACGCCGGGCGGCAACAACGTCGTCACGCTGTGTCCGCCCTTCGTGGTCTCCGAGGCCGAGGTGCAGCGCATCGTCGACGTACTGGGCGAAGCCATCCTGGCCCTTTCGTGA
- the tnpB gene encoding IS66 family insertion sequence element accessory protein TnpB (TnpB, as the term is used for proteins encoded by IS66 family insertion elements, is considered an accessory protein, since TnpC, encoded by a neighboring gene, is a DDE family transposase.), which yields MLNIGAGPGELRVYLACGSTDMRKSIDGLAALVQESFHLDPFSSAVFVFCNRKRDKLKILYWEHNGFWLYYRRLERGRFPWPDTSDGKTLVITRRELNWLLDGLPLNQPKAHRRVTAKKVV from the coding sequence ATGCTGAACATCGGTGCTGGACCGGGGGAATTGCGTGTGTACCTGGCCTGCGGCAGCACGGACATGCGCAAGTCTATCGACGGCTTGGCGGCGCTCGTGCAGGAGTCCTTTCACCTGGACCCATTTTCCTCTGCGGTCTTCGTGTTTTGTAACCGAAAGCGTGACAAACTGAAAATCCTGTACTGGGAGCACAACGGCTTCTGGCTGTATTATCGGCGGCTGGAGCGGGGGCGCTTTCCATGGCCAGACACCAGCGACGGCAAGACCCTCGTCATCACTCGCCGGGAGCTGAACTGGCTGTTGGACGGACTGCCGTTGAACCAACCGAAGGCACACCGGAGGGTTACCGCGAAAAAAGTGGTGTGA
- the tnpA gene encoding IS66 family insertion sequence element accessory protein TnpA, translating into MTKAELEKLRELWRARVADFRASGLTGAAWCAAHQVKEHQLWYWVSKLKTEGHYGDHQHGDTDPRFIPVRVGEPSAEGSDKPLSVRVGPVVIEVTPGYDTELLRDVVRTLASLC; encoded by the coding sequence GTGACGAAGGCCGAACTCGAAAAACTTCGCGAGCTTTGGCGTGCCCGTGTAGCGGACTTCCGGGCCAGCGGGTTAACGGGCGCAGCCTGGTGCGCCGCGCATCAGGTTAAGGAACACCAACTGTGGTATTGGGTCAGCAAGTTGAAGACAGAAGGCCACTATGGTGATCATCAACATGGCGATACGGATCCGCGTTTCATCCCCGTGCGTGTGGGCGAACCTTCCGCTGAGGGGTCAGACAAGCCGCTGTCTGTCCGTGTAGGTCCTGTTGTCATCGAGGTCACGCCTGGTTACGACACTGAACTACTGCGCGATGTGGTGCGCACCCTGGCCTCGCTATGCTGA
- the preA gene encoding NAD-dependent dihydropyrimidine dehydrogenase subunit PreA, producing the protein MADLTVEMAGIRSPNPFWLASAPPTNTGFQVERAFEAGWGGAVWKTLTDRPVRNVSSRFGALHLEDKRMVGFNNIELISDRPFEDNLAEIRQVKRRFPDRAVVASLMIEPDKKQWQEAVRKVEDVGVDGIELNFGCPHGMVERGMGAAVGQHPDLIERQTAWVKSAATVPVIAKLTPNVTDIRASARAAVAGGADAISLINTVNSIIGVDLKSWVPRPTVAGLGTHGGYCGPAVKPIALYMVAECAKDDAVCVPISGIGGISTWQDAVEFLLLGASAVQVCTAVMQHGFRIVEDLVDGLNRFLDENGIGGVRDIVGKALPNYVPFGSLDLDHRVVASIDADRCIGCYKCYIACLDAAHQAIAPGDTEARVPSVFVEKCVGCNVSVK; encoded by the coding sequence ATGGCCGACTTGACAGTCGAAATGGCAGGCATCCGCTCGCCCAATCCCTTTTGGCTCGCATCCGCTCCTCCCACCAATACGGGCTTTCAGGTGGAGCGCGCGTTTGAAGCGGGATGGGGAGGGGCGGTATGGAAGACGCTCACGGATCGGCCGGTGCGCAACGTGTCTTCGCGCTTCGGCGCGCTTCACCTTGAAGATAAGCGGATGGTCGGTTTTAACAATATCGAACTCATCTCAGACCGGCCTTTTGAAGACAATCTGGCGGAAATTCGGCAAGTCAAGCGCCGATTCCCCGATAGAGCTGTCGTGGCGTCCCTGATGATTGAACCGGACAAAAAGCAGTGGCAAGAAGCAGTGCGCAAGGTCGAGGATGTGGGCGTCGACGGGATCGAGCTGAACTTCGGCTGTCCACACGGCATGGTGGAGCGCGGGATGGGCGCGGCCGTCGGGCAACACCCGGATCTCATTGAGCGCCAGACAGCGTGGGTCAAGTCCGCTGCGACGGTGCCTGTCATCGCCAAGCTGACCCCGAATGTGACCGACATTCGCGCATCTGCAAGGGCCGCAGTGGCAGGCGGAGCGGACGCCATCAGTCTGATCAACACCGTCAACTCCATCATCGGTGTGGATCTGAAGTCATGGGTGCCCCGGCCAACGGTTGCGGGGCTCGGGACGCACGGTGGGTACTGTGGACCCGCCGTCAAGCCCATTGCGCTGTACATGGTGGCTGAATGTGCCAAGGACGACGCCGTCTGCGTACCCATTTCGGGCATCGGCGGAATTTCTACCTGGCAGGACGCGGTGGAGTTCCTGCTGTTGGGAGCCTCGGCCGTGCAGGTGTGTACGGCGGTGATGCAACACGGGTTTCGCATCGTCGAAGATCTGGTCGACGGCCTGAACCGCTTTCTGGACGAGAATGGGATTGGTGGCGTGCGCGATATTGTGGGGAAGGCGCTGCCGAACTACGTGCCGTTTGGGTCGCTCGATCTCGACCACCGTGTGGTGGCTTCCATCGACGCTGATCGATGCATCGGCTGCTACAAGTGTTACATCGCGTGCCTGGATGCCGCTCATCAAGCCATCGCACCGGGAGATACCGAAGCCCGCGTGCCGAGTGTGTTCGTGGAGAAGTGCGTGGGTTGTAATGTGAGCGTCAAATAG
- a CDS encoding FAD-dependent oxidoreductase, with product MEIGRLQQYATDAVLERGVALYDPPSQPIPYRFAIIGAGPAGLAAARELALAGAQVTVYEREQSPGGLNTYGMPLGIACGAGKGQTRRWLLPLNKGNGLRARC from the coding sequence GTGGAAATCGGCCGTCTGCAACAGTACGCGACGGATGCGGTACTCGAGCGTGGTGTGGCGCTGTATGATCCGCCGTCTCAGCCCATTCCGTATCGATTTGCCATTATTGGCGCTGGGCCGGCGGGACTGGCTGCCGCGAGGGAACTCGCGCTCGCCGGTGCGCAGGTCACTGTCTACGAGCGTGAACAATCTCCGGGAGGTCTCAACACGTACGGTATGCCGCTGGGGATTGCGTGTGGAGCGGGAAAGGGGCAGACGCGACGGTGGTTGTTGCCGTTGAACAAGGGAAACGGGCTGCGCGCGCGATGCTGA
- the tnpA gene encoding IS66 family insertion sequence element accessory protein TnpA — MSHQERRELWRERIAAFYDSGQSASQFCAEHGLKPHQFWYWLRRLRNETAPGTHDTTFVSVVTTSSPSDAGRSPLTLRIGSVEIDVRPGYDASTLAELIRLVMHVC; from the coding sequence ATGTCTCACCAGGAGCGTCGTGAGCTTTGGCGTGAACGTATCGCTGCCTTCTACGACAGCGGCCAGTCCGCCAGTCAGTTTTGCGCTGAGCACGGTCTGAAACCCCATCAGTTCTGGTACTGGCTTCGCCGACTACGAAACGAAACCGCACCTGGCACGCATGACACGACGTTCGTGTCGGTCGTGACAACCTCTTCACCTTCGGACGCAGGCCGTTCGCCCCTGACCCTGCGCATTGGTTCGGTCGAGATTGACGTCCGTCCCGGCTATGACGCGTCGACACTTGCTGAGCTCATTCGGCTCGTGATGCATGTTTGCTAG